The following proteins come from a genomic window of Gossypium raimondii isolate GPD5lz chromosome 5, ASM2569854v1, whole genome shotgun sequence:
- the LOC105766236 gene encoding photosystem II 10 kDa polypeptide, chloroplastic produces the protein MAASVMASSVTLKPSFNVEKPGVRGVPSLARSPSSFKVEASGGKKIKTDKPYGINGGMSLRDGVDASGRKGKGKGVYQYVDKYGANVDGYSPIYNTNDWSPSGDVYVGGTTGLAIWAVTLAGILAGGALLVYNTSALAQ, from the exons ATGGCTGCCTCAGTTATGGCTTCTTCAGTTACCCTCAAGCCTTCATTCAATGTTGAGAAACCTGGTGTAAGAGGGGTTCCTTCCCTTGCTAGGTCCCCTTCTTCTTTCAAGGTTGAAGCCAGTGGTGGCAAGAAGATCAAGACCGACAAGCCTTACG GAATCAATGGTGGTATGAGCTTGAGGGATGGTGTTGATGCCTCTGGAAGGAAGGGTAAG GGAAAGGGTGTTTACCAATATGTTGACAAATATGGTGCTAACGTCGATGGGTACAG TCCTATCTACAACACCAACGACTGGTCTCCCAGTGGTGATGTTTATGTTGGCG GTACTACCGGATTGGCAATCTGGGCGGTTACCCTAGCTGGAATTCTTGCCGGTGGTGCACTTCTTGTTTACAATACAAGTGCTTTGGCACAGTAG